From the Candidatus Manganitrophaceae bacterium genome, the window GATCTCCTCGAAGGAGACTCCGAAATCCTCAAAGGGATCTCGGTCGTCCGCACCCCCGGCCACACCGCGCACCATCAATCGGTCCTGATCGAATCGAATGGCGAGAAAGCGCTCTTCATCGGCGATCTAATCCCGACCGCCGCCCATCTCCCTCTCCCCTACATCATGGGCTATGATCTCTTCCCCCTCACCACGCTGGAGACAAAGCGGCAATTGTTGGAGCAGGCGTATGAAGAGCATTGGCTCCTCATTTTTCAACATGACCCCAAAATTAGGATCGGCTACCTGAACAAAAAAGAGGGACGATACACGCTGGAGGAGGTTTCGTATGGCTAAAACCGCAACCCAGCGGACTTCGTCAAAATCATCCACTCGACAAAAACCGGTCGAATGGCGAAAGCGGGTGCTGCTCGCCAAGATCGGTCTCGACGGACATGATCGAGGGGTCAAGGTGGTCGCCCGCGCGCTGCGTGACGGCGGAATTGAAGTGATCTATCTCGGCCTCCATCACACCCCCGCCGAAATCGTCCTCTCGGCAATCCAAGAAGATGTCGACGCCATCGGCCTCTCCCTCCACTCCGCCGCCCACATGACCCTCTTCCAAGAGGTCCTCAGGCTGCTAAAAAAAGAGAAGGCCACCGACATCGCCCTCTTCGGCGGCGGCATCATCCCGGAAGAAGACATCCGCGACCTCAAAAAAAAGGGGGTCCGCGAAATCTTCACCCCCGGCACACCGCTAGAAGAAATCGTCCGATTTGTAAAAGAACTCAAAAGATAAGAGTGCAGAGTGAAGGAGAGGAAAGAACGGTCAGCCATTGGCTAAAAGATTAAAACCTCAAGCTGACTGCTGAACTCGGTCTTCTTCAAAGCGCCTGCGCGTCGAGGAGGTCCTGTGTCCGCCACTCTACTGCGTTTTTGATCAAACGTTTCCATCTACCCTTTCAGGGCGCATGTCTGAGGCGCAGTCCGCACTGCTTTATGTGCGGTCGCGCCGAGTTCGGCCGCAGGGGGGCCAGGGGGTTCCACCCCCGGCGTCTGGGGAAGCCGGAGGGGGCGCGACGAGGCGCCCCCACGGTGGGGTTTGGGGTGAAACCCCACGACCCTCGAACCTTCCCCTAGAAATCAGCGCCCCGAATAAACGACCTTCCCCTTCTTCAAAACCTGCTCCACATGATTGACCCCAAAGAAATAAGGGAGCTGCTCATAATGCTCCAGATCGAGAATCAACAGGTCCGCCTGCTTCCCCACCTCCAAGCTCCCGACCTGGGCCTCCAGCCCCACCGCATGCGCCGCATTGATCGTCGCCGCAGAAATCGCCTCCGCCGCCGTGAGCTTAAAATCGCGCACCGCCAGATGAATGATTTCTTGCATCGAAAGACAGGGGGACGAGCCGGGATTAAAATCGGTCGCCAACGCAACCGGCACCCCCCCCTCCACCAACGCCCGCACCGGCGGAAAAGAGGCCGCCCCTAAAAAATGAGAGACCCCCGGCAACAGCACCCCGACCGCGCCGCTCTCCGCGAGCAGCGGCACCTCGTCCGGCCGAATATGATCGAGATGATCGACCGACCGCGCACCGAACTCCGCCGCCAGGCGCACCCCCCCTTGATCGGAGAACTCTCCCGCATGAAGCTTGATTCCAAATTGATTCTGCCGGGCCGCCTTTAACACGCGCCGGCTTTGCTGATAGCTGAACGCCCCCTCCTCACAGAAGACGTCGCAGAACGCCGCCCGAGATCGAACCGACGGGAGCATCTCGACGACCTGATCGACATAGGCCTCCGGCCGATCGGCATACTCCTTTGGAATTGCATGGGCTCCTAAGAAAGTCGGAACGAGATCGAGCGGCAGCCGTTTTTGCAATTGCGCGATGACTTTCAAGATCTTGACTTCGTTTTGAAGATCGAGACCATAGCCGCTTTTGATTTCGACCGTCGTCGTCCCGCAGGCAAGCATCTTCTTCAGATAGGCCTCGGCCCGCTCCGTCAGCGACTTCAACGAGGCGGTCCGGGTCGCTTCGACCGTGCGGAGGATGCCCCCTCCTCTCTTGAGGATCTCTAGATAAGGAACCCCGCGTAGTTTCTCGGCCCATTCTCCTTCGCGGCTGCCGGCGAAAACGGCATGGGTGTGTGGATCGACAAAGCCCGGCAGGACGACGCTCCCTTCCGCATCGATCTCCCGCCGGGCCGGGCCCTTTCTGCGGTACTCCTTCTGCGTACCGACCCAAGCAATCTTTCCACGGGAGGTCGCCACCACCCCGTTTCGAATCAACCCAACCTCGGAGAGCGCCGGCCCGCGCTTGGGCCCGCCGGGAGAGGCGACGGTGAGGAGTTCGCCACAGCCGACGATCGCCAGATCAAAGACCGGGGTCATGGTCCTCTCCTCTCATAAAATGCAACGTGAAACCATCACGCTCCCTCACATTGATTTTTTGGGTTTTCCTGTGATATACCACACTCACATCCAATTTCAAAGGACGATCTGCTTGCCTGCAGGAGAGCGTTATCCCTGCCGGCTCAAGCCTTTGCCTTTTCCCTGGAGAGTGAGAATGCGCGTTCCCGGTTTACGTCCCTCGTCCGACAAGGTCGGCGGCCTGGTCTACTTCGGCAGGATGCTCGATAAAATTCGCCTGCAAGCCCAAAACAAGCTTCCGCTCGACTATCATAAAAATCTCGGCACCGGATTCGACGGCCGCTGTGTGAGGTTCCTGCGCATCGATTATATGACGCTGGTCAATCGCGTCATGCAAGGAGGAACCGACGAAGAGATTTTAGGCTGGTGCTTCAGCCAGGGACGACAACCAAATGCCGAGGAGATCGAAGTGTGGAATGGATTTATGAGCAAGCGGGGTTGGAACGACGAAGCAACGGAAGTGTTGGAGAAGATGAAGCACGACCGCGGCTTCGCAGACCGGGCCGACATCCGAACGATGTTTGAATTTCACAAGGCAGACGAAGAGGACGATTAAAGGTTTGCAGTTGATCAGACCTCCTTTCCTGAAATCCACCCCTCTGCCAGCCTACAATCCCTGAGGTTTCAAAGAGCGCCGCGCCCTCTCGGCGTTCCATTCTCGGCAGGTATAGAACCATCCTTCAGATCGGAATATCCAGAAAAGGTGTTATATTTGTAATTCTGAGAGGGATGGCAGGCTCTTCGAAGCTCATCAGATCTTTTATTCTTAAGTAAAACCGCGATCGATCAGTTTCGATACTCCCGGACCAGAATTCAGTTTAATGAAATCGTTATCTTAAAATGCTGTTTTTCATAAGTCATGGAGTAGGTGGGATGAAGATCCAGCACTGGGCACTCGTTATTTTAGTACTTTTATCAGCCTCCTTTTCTCAAGCGGAGGATGGGGTCACAGACAAAGAGATTCTGATCGGCATGTCCAATGGCCAGACCGGACCTATTTCCGAAAACGGCAAGATGATGAAGGAAGGGGCGACGGTCTACTTCAACAAGGTGAACGCCGCCGGAGGCGTTCAGGGCCGCAAAATCAGGCTGCTGGTTTATGACGACCTCTACCAGGCCCCTGTTGTGTTCGCGAACACCCGCAAATTAATCGAGGAAGAGAAGGTGTTCGCTTTGTTCGGGTATATCGGTTCCGGAAATTCAGCGGCGATCGTGCCGATCATCACCCGAGCCGGCGTCCCCTATCTCTTCCCATTGACGGGCGCTGAAATTATCCGCAATCCCGTCAATAAATACGTCTTTAACCTTCGCGCCAGTTATGCGGACGAGATCGAGGTCATGGTCGAGCGGTTGACTGAGGACCTTCATATTCAAAAGATCGGCATCTTTTTTCAGACGGACGCCATGGGGGACGCAGGTCGCGCCGGGGTGGTGCGGGCCTTGCGAAAGCGGAACATGGCCTTGGTCGGAGAGGGCAAGTTTGTCCACGATACCGTTGATGTTGATGAGGCCTTCGAAGCGCTGATCAAGGCGAATCCCGAAGCGGTCATTATGGCTTGCACCTATCAGCCCTGCGCCGCTTTTCTCAAAAAAGCAAAGGCGCGTCGATTCAATCCTAAGTTTTTACTCGTCTCATCGGGCACCGTCCCCTTAATCCACGCGGCGGGGAAAGATGCCGACGGGCTCATTGTGACCCAGATCGTGCCGAATCCAATCGACAGCACCTTGCCGATTGTAAAAGAGTATCTCTCGGACATGAACGCCGCAGGGCGCATCCCCAATCCGGTCAGTCTGGAGAGCTATCTCGACGCCAAGGTTACGGTCGAAGCGCTGAAGAAAACCGCTCCGCTCACGCGTGAGGCCTTTATTTCTACGCTGGAGCAGCTAAAGATGGACGCGGGCGGACTGGAGGTCTCATTCAACCCGACGGACCATCAAGGCTTACACCAGGTCTTTTTAACAAAGATCGAAAACGGCAAAGCGGTGACGATCCAAAACCTCAAATAGGAGACGGTAGACGGTCCCCATTCCATGACCCCTTGCAATCGATCTTCTAAAAAGCATGAAATTTTATTCGGCCGGTCTGCCCCTCGGCAGACCGGGAAGATTCTAGCTGCTGCAACTTCCTCCACGAACGCCAGAGAGACCCTTTCATCTTATCTCTTGCTTCTCGTTACGCCCACCGCTCTTAGAGAGCTGACACTCCCCTTCGCTCCCCCCTTTTAAACCGGTCGGCGGATGATCAAGGCTGAACTGGCACTTGATGATATCACCGCTCAATTGAACTTGGATATGTGAGCCGATGGGCCGATGGGATTGACAATGTCATCACCGCCCCTTCCGTTGAAAAGCCGTGGTCCGAGTAAAAGACCACGGCTTTTCATATTAAAACAGGGACCGGCCGACTTTAACCGCCTCCCCCGCGCGCCTCACCATTTCCTCCTCGGCCGGCACTCTGACCGCCGGCGCTGGGGGAGCCTGCTTTGAGTTTACCGCTCGATGGGTCATTATTGGAAGGGTCGCTCTTTGCACTTCCCGCGGCGGAAGGCCCCGCCCCTTTTCCCGAGGCCTCGATGCAAGGGTTGGTGCCATCAGGCTGCTTGGCCTCCGGTGAGCCGCTTGCTGCACCGGCCGGTGCCATACCGGGGGGGCATTGGACCGCTCCCGCCTTGCTCTCGGCGCTCGCCGAAGATTTTGGGCTCCCTTCGGAGGAAGCGCTTTCCGCAAACGCCGGTATCCCCTGAGACATCACCAACGCAAGAACAAACAATCCGATTCCGAATTCGTGAACTCGCCTCATCTCTTCCCTCCTTTAAATGTAAATGTGATCATTCGTTCCGTTATAAACAGTGCAACTGAAGTGCTCCGTCAAACGAGGAGTGACGTCCGAATGATGGTCGTTATAGCAAATCGAAACGGCCCTCGTGAAGCTGCAAGACCTCACCGTCAGCTCGGCATCTAGAAGCCTGCAACATCCCGTAAGGAGATGCATTTTGCCGAGCCTCATCTATAAGATTAGACAACTTTGTAATCGTGCGTCAATTAATCTGAAAGGATTATTCCGTTTTCCCTGATGGTGTCGTGGCAGGTGAAGTGAGGGGATTTCGCTGTATCGTCTTCTGGAGTAGAAGATCCTCTATCGAAATAGAAGCGCTTTGGAAAATTAATGATCCTCGCCGTCGCCTCCCCTCGACTTGGGCGATCCTCTCGGGGTGGAAAGCGCGTCGGGATTGTCTAGAATCTCATCATTGGTCGTTCGAACACTCGGAGGCCCGCCCGATTTTCTTTTTTATATCTTTTTATATCATTGATGTCTATTTTGGATGTCTATTTTGGAATCTTCACCTTCTTCTTACGTGACGTCTCTTTCGCCTTTTCATACCCCGCATCGACATGCCTCGCCACGCCGATCCCCGGATCGACGGTGAGGACACGGGAAAGGCGCGCCTCGCGGCGCTTCGTTCCATCGGCGACGATCACCATTCCCGCATGAAGCGCGTTGCCGATTCCGACCCCGCCGCCGTGATGGAAGGAGACCCACGACGCGCCGGAAACCGCATTCAACGCAAAGTTCAGCAGCGGCCAGTCGGCAATCGCATCGGAGCCGTCGGCCATCCCCTCCGTCTCTCGATAAGGCGACGCAACGGAGCCGCAGTCGAGGTGGTCTCGGCCGAGGACGACCGGCGCCGACACCTCCCCGCGCCGAATCAAGTCGTTGATCACGAGTCCAAATTTTTCACGGTCGCCATAGCCGAGCCAGCAGATCCGGGCCGGCAGCCCGGTGAACGGAATCTTTTTCTGTGCCAGATCGATCCACCGCTTGAGCGCCCGCGCTTTCGGAAAGGTCGCCTTCAGCGCCTGGTCGATTCGGTAGATGTCTTTCGGATCGCCGGAGAGGGCGGCCCACCGGAACGGGCCTTTCCCTTCGCAAAAGAGCGGCCGGATATAGGCGGGAACAAAGCCGGGATATTTAAACGAGCCGTCCCTATTTTTGATCGGCACCCCCGCCAATGCGGCCTGTCCGCGCAGGTTGTTGCCATAATCGACTGCGACCGCGCCGGCCGTCTGCATCGCCAAGATCGCCTCGACATGGCGGGCAATCGTCTCGAGCGACTTTTGGCGATAGGTGCCGGGGTCATCCTCTCGCAGCCGGTCGAGCGCTGGGAGGTCGCCGATCGGGACATAAGAGAGAAGATCATGCGCCGAGGTTTGGTCGGTCACGATATCGGGAATCTTTCCGCGGCGGACCAGCTCCGGATAAACCTCGCCGGCATTTCCGACCAGTCCGACCGACAGAGGCCGGCCGCTCCGGCAGGCGCTCTTCACCCAGGTGAGCGCCTCATCGAGCCGATCGGTCATCCGGTCGCAAAACCCTTCTTTGACCTTTCGCTCGATCCGCTCCGCCCGAACCTCCACGTTCAGGATCGCCGCCTCGTTCATCGTCGCCGCAAGCGGCTGCGCCCCGCTCATCCCCCCGAGCCCAGCGGTCAGAATCCATTTTCCAGAGAGGGATTCGGCTCGAAAGGCTTGCGTCGCGATCGCTGCGAAAGTTTCATAGGTCCCCTGAAGAATCCCTTGTGTTCCGATGTAGATCCAGCTTCCCGCCGTCATCTGACCATACATCATCAGTCCCATCCGGTCGAGCCGGTCAAACGCCTCAGGCGTCGCCCAGGCCGGCACGAGGTTGGAGTTGGCCAGGATGACGCGCGGCGCCTCCCGGTGGCTCTTCGCGATATAAACCGGCTTTCCGGACTGAACGCAGAGGGTCTCATCGGGCGCCAATTCTCGAAGCGCCTGAACCATCCGGTGATACTCTTTCCAATTTCGCGCCGCCCGGCCGGCGCCGCCGTAGACAACCAGGTTCTTCCAATCAACCGCCACCCGTTCGTCAAGGTTGTTCATCAACATCCGGAGCGCCGCTTCCGCATCCCAGCTTTTGCAGCTTTTCCGGGCACCGATCGGTGCAGAGATCGGCTCTTGAGGCCGGAGCGCCTCGAACATCGGACGACTCATCGTTTCCTCCCCGAGGGTGGGGTTCCCGGACCGCCGGGAGAGGGGGGGACAAATCCAATCACCCTTTTCTCGGCCTCTTTCCGCCGGGCGAGGCCGGCCAGGAAGTGGAGGACCAGCGCGGCCGTCAGGCGCGCCGTCCGCCCCTCCTGATCAAAGACCGGGTTCATCTCCATCAGGTCAAAATAGGCGACCTTTGGATCGACTCCGGCAAGGTATGCGGCGAGCGAGACCTCTTCCGGGGTGAAACCATCGGGAGAGGGGGCGGAGACCCCCGGCGCG encodes:
- a CDS encoding DUF5069 domain-containing protein; the encoded protein is MRVPGLRPSSDKVGGLVYFGRMLDKIRLQAQNKLPLDYHKNLGTGFDGRCVRFLRIDYMTLVNRVMQGGTDEEILGWCFSQGRQPNAEEIEVWNGFMSKRGWNDEATEVLEKMKHDRGFADRADIRTMFEFHKADEEDD
- a CDS encoding imidazolonepropionase, translated to MTPVFDLAIVGCGELLTVASPGGPKRGPALSEVGLIRNGVVATSRGKIAWVGTQKEYRRKGPARREIDAEGSVVLPGFVDPHTHAVFAGSREGEWAEKLRGVPYLEILKRGGGILRTVEATRTASLKSLTERAEAYLKKMLACGTTTVEIKSGYGLDLQNEVKILKVIAQLQKRLPLDLVPTFLGAHAIPKEYADRPEAYVDQVVEMLPSVRSRAAFCDVFCEEGAFSYQQSRRVLKAARQNQFGIKLHAGEFSDQGGVRLAAEFGARSVDHLDHIRPDEVPLLAESGAVGVLLPGVSHFLGAASFPPVRALVEGGVPVALATDFNPGSSPCLSMQEIIHLAVRDFKLTAAEAISAATINAAHAVGLEAQVGSLEVGKQADLLILDLEHYEQLPYFFGVNHVEQVLKKGKVVYSGR
- the hutU gene encoding urocanate hydratase; translation: MSRPMFEALRPQEPISAPIGARKSCKSWDAEAALRMLMNNLDERVAVDWKNLVVYGGAGRAARNWKEYHRMVQALRELAPDETLCVQSGKPVYIAKSHREAPRVILANSNLVPAWATPEAFDRLDRMGLMMYGQMTAGSWIYIGTQGILQGTYETFAAIATQAFRAESLSGKWILTAGLGGMSGAQPLAATMNEAAILNVEVRAERIERKVKEGFCDRMTDRLDEALTWVKSACRSGRPLSVGLVGNAGEVYPELVRRGKIPDIVTDQTSAHDLLSYVPIGDLPALDRLREDDPGTYRQKSLETIARHVEAILAMQTAGAVAVDYGNNLRGQAALAGVPIKNRDGSFKYPGFVPAYIRPLFCEGKGPFRWAALSGDPKDIYRIDQALKATFPKARALKRWIDLAQKKIPFTGLPARICWLGYGDREKFGLVINDLIRRGEVSAPVVLGRDHLDCGSVASPYRETEGMADGSDAIADWPLLNFALNAVSGASWVSFHHGGGVGIGNALHAGMVIVADGTKRREARLSRVLTVDPGIGVARHVDAGYEKAKETSRKKKVKIPK
- a CDS encoding cobalamin B12-binding domain-containing protein, whose translation is MAKTATQRTSSKSSTRQKPVEWRKRVLLAKIGLDGHDRGVKVVARALRDGGIEVIYLGLHHTPAEIVLSAIQEDVDAIGLSLHSAAHMTLFQEVLRLLKKEKATDIALFGGGIIPEEDIRDLKKKGVREIFTPGTPLEEIVRFVKELKR
- a CDS encoding ABC transporter substrate-binding protein; translation: MKIQHWALVILVLLSASFSQAEDGVTDKEILIGMSNGQTGPISENGKMMKEGATVYFNKVNAAGGVQGRKIRLLVYDDLYQAPVVFANTRKLIEEEKVFALFGYIGSGNSAAIVPIITRAGVPYLFPLTGAEIIRNPVNKYVFNLRASYADEIEVMVERLTEDLHIQKIGIFFQTDAMGDAGRAGVVRALRKRNMALVGEGKFVHDTVDVDEAFEALIKANPEAVIMACTYQPCAAFLKKAKARRFNPKFLLVSSGTVPLIHAAGKDADGLIVTQIVPNPIDSTLPIVKEYLSDMNAAGRIPNPVSLESYLDAKVTVEALKKTAPLTREAFISTLEQLKMDAGGLEVSFNPTDHQGLHQVFLTKIENGKAVTIQNLK